The following are encoded together in the Streptomyces flavofungini genome:
- a CDS encoding MFS transporter produces the protein MTSPSSTSTSPGHQPTTAGSPTDRRRWFALAIVMTAAFMDLVDVTIVNIAIPSIQRDEGASFSHIQWITAGYALALGAGLITGGRLGDIYGRKKIFLVGITGFTIASALCGFAANPDMLVASRILQGAMAALMVPQVLSIVHATFPAHERGKVFGLFGMVVGLGAVSGPLLGALLTEWNLFGLEWRPIFLINLPVGIAGLILGRKFIEESKAPKALKLDLVGVVLVTAGALMLLYPLTRGRELDWPVWGYVMMAGALVVFGALVAYEKQKSKKDGSPLIELSLFKVKSFAGGIAVQTVFGVSLGIFFLVWTMYMQVGLGWSALRAGVTGVPFSIAVSAAAGLSVQALVPRFGRKVLQAGALTMAAGVLIYIWEADRYGTGIASWQMALPLVVMGLGMGLIVAPLTDAILSEVPREHAGSASGLLNTVQQMGNAFGLGLVSVVFYGVIDEKVTPDRIPAEFVNGFQHALWWVVAVLVAIFFLMLTLPKKPKQHIEGADSADDQPDTPVSKTPEPREAALTH, from the coding sequence ATGACTTCTCCCAGCAGCACCTCCACGTCACCGGGGCACCAGCCCACGACAGCCGGGTCCCCGACGGACCGGCGCCGCTGGTTCGCCCTCGCCATCGTCATGACGGCCGCCTTCATGGACCTGGTCGACGTGACGATCGTGAACATCGCGATCCCGTCCATCCAGCGGGACGAGGGGGCTTCGTTCAGCCACATCCAGTGGATCACCGCGGGGTACGCGCTCGCGCTCGGCGCGGGCCTGATCACCGGCGGGCGGCTCGGCGACATCTACGGCCGCAAGAAGATATTCCTCGTCGGCATCACCGGCTTCACCATCGCCTCCGCGCTCTGCGGCTTCGCCGCCAACCCGGACATGCTGGTGGCGTCCAGGATCCTGCAGGGCGCGATGGCCGCCCTGATGGTGCCGCAGGTCCTCTCGATCGTGCACGCCACCTTCCCGGCGCACGAACGCGGCAAGGTCTTCGGCCTGTTCGGCATGGTCGTCGGCCTCGGCGCGGTCTCCGGACCGCTGCTCGGCGCGCTCCTCACCGAGTGGAACCTCTTCGGCCTCGAATGGCGCCCGATCTTCCTCATCAACCTCCCCGTCGGCATCGCGGGCCTGATCCTCGGCCGCAAGTTCATCGAGGAGTCCAAGGCGCCGAAGGCCCTCAAGCTGGACCTGGTCGGCGTCGTCCTGGTGACGGCGGGCGCGCTGATGCTGCTCTACCCGCTGACGCGCGGGCGTGAGCTGGACTGGCCGGTGTGGGGGTACGTGATGATGGCGGGCGCGCTCGTCGTCTTCGGCGCCCTCGTGGCGTACGAGAAGCAGAAGTCCAAGAAGGACGGTTCGCCGCTCATCGAGCTGTCGCTGTTCAAGGTGAAGAGCTTCGCCGGAGGCATCGCCGTGCAGACCGTGTTCGGCGTCTCGCTCGGCATCTTCTTCCTGGTCTGGACGATGTACATGCAGGTCGGCCTCGGCTGGAGCGCGCTGCGCGCCGGTGTCACGGGCGTGCCCTTCTCCATCGCGGTGTCCGCCGCGGCCGGTCTCTCCGTGCAGGCGCTCGTGCCCCGCTTCGGCCGCAAGGTCCTCCAGGCCGGCGCGCTGACCATGGCCGCGGGCGTCCTCATCTACATCTGGGAGGCCGACCGGTACGGCACCGGCATCGCGTCCTGGCAGATGGCGCTTCCGCTGGTCGTCATGGGCCTCGGCATGGGCCTGATCGTGGCGCCCCTGACGGACGCGATCCTCTCCGAGGTGCCGCGTGAGCACGCCGGTTCGGCGTCCGGCCTCCTCAACACCGTCCAGCAGATGGGCAACGCGTTCGGCCTCGGCCTGGTCTCCGTCGTCTTCTACGGCGTCATCGACGAGAAGGTGACCCCCGACCGCATCCCGGCCGAGTTCGTCAACGGCTTCCAGCACGCCCTGTGGTGGGTCGTTGCGGTCCTCGTCGCCATCTTCTTCCTGATGCTCACACTGCCGAAGAAGCCGAAGCAGCACATCGAGGGCGCCGACTCGGCCGACGACCAGCCGGACACCCCGGTGTCGAAGACGCCGGAGCCCCGCGAGGCAGCCCTGACGCACTGA
- a CDS encoding DeoR/GlpR family DNA-binding transcription regulator, whose protein sequence is MYGPERQQEILRLAREGGRVDVLSLATEFQVTAETIRRDLKALDRAGLLRRVHGGAIPAGRLDFEPDLAERESTAADEKDRIARAALAELPAEGSVILDAGSTVARLAAALPLEAELTAVTHSLPTAARLADHPGIQLHLVGGRVRHRTRAAVDAWSLRAYGEIRADVLFLAANGFSAAHGLTTPDLAEAAVKRAAVAAARRVVLLADSGKHGQEHFARFGDLTDVDLLITDTGLPAAEAAAIEKAGTEVVRA, encoded by the coding sequence ATGTACGGCCCAGAACGCCAACAGGAGATCCTGCGCCTCGCCCGCGAGGGAGGCCGCGTCGACGTCCTCTCCCTCGCCACCGAGTTCCAGGTCACCGCGGAGACGATCCGCCGCGACCTGAAGGCCCTGGACCGCGCGGGCCTGCTGCGCCGGGTGCACGGCGGCGCCATCCCGGCCGGCCGCCTGGACTTCGAACCGGACCTCGCGGAACGCGAGAGCACGGCCGCCGACGAGAAGGACCGCATCGCCCGCGCCGCCCTCGCCGAACTCCCCGCCGAAGGCAGCGTCATCCTCGACGCGGGCTCCACGGTGGCCCGCCTGGCCGCAGCCCTCCCGCTGGAGGCGGAGCTGACGGCGGTGACCCACAGCCTGCCCACGGCGGCCCGCCTGGCCGACCACCCGGGCATCCAGCTCCACCTGGTCGGCGGCCGCGTCAGGCACCGCACGCGCGCGGCCGTGGACGCCTGGTCCCTGCGCGCCTACGGCGAGATCCGCGCCGACGTCCTCTTCCTCGCCGCCAACGGCTTCTCCGCCGCCCACGGCCTGACCACCCCCGACCTGGCCGAGGCCGCCGTGAAGCGCGCCGCCGTCGCCGCGGCCCGCCGCGTGGTCCTGCTCGCCGACTCCGGCAAGCACGGCCAGGAGCACTTCGCCCGCTTCGGCGACCTCACGGACGTGGACCTGCTCATCACGGACACGGGCCTGCCCGCGGCCGAGGCCGCCGCCATCGAGAAGGCGGGCACGGAGGTCGTACGCGCATGA
- the pfkB gene encoding 1-phosphofructokinase, translating into MILTVTPNPSLDRTYEVPALDRGEVIRATGERMDPGGKGVNVSRAVAAAGVRTLAVLPLGGAPGALVASLLDEQGIEVAPVRVSGQTRSNISVAEPDGTLTKINAPGPELSPEERESLLAAVGEKSPGADWIACCGSLPRGLAPSWYADLVARCHAAGARIALDTSGPALLAALAERPDVVKPNAEELAGAVGRPLTTVGDAVKAAEELRDLGARAVLASLGADGQLLVDDSGTYFGSAHVDVVRSNVGAGDSSLAGFLIAGGIGPRALASAVAHGAAAVQLPGSAMPTPSDLSPDTVTVTSEVPLDRALTEPAP; encoded by the coding sequence ATGATCCTCACGGTCACCCCCAACCCCTCCCTCGACCGCACCTACGAGGTCCCCGCCCTCGACCGGGGCGAGGTCATCCGCGCCACCGGCGAGCGCATGGACCCCGGCGGCAAGGGCGTGAACGTCTCCCGTGCCGTCGCCGCCGCGGGCGTCCGCACCCTCGCCGTCCTCCCGCTCGGCGGCGCCCCCGGCGCCCTCGTGGCCAGCCTGCTCGACGAGCAGGGCATCGAGGTCGCCCCCGTCCGCGTATCGGGCCAGACCCGCTCGAACATCTCCGTCGCCGAACCGGACGGCACCCTCACGAAGATCAACGCCCCGGGCCCCGAACTGAGCCCCGAGGAGCGGGAGTCGCTGCTCGCCGCCGTCGGGGAGAAGTCACCGGGCGCCGACTGGATCGCCTGCTGCGGCAGCCTCCCGCGGGGCCTCGCCCCCTCCTGGTACGCCGACCTGGTCGCCCGCTGCCACGCCGCCGGGGCCCGGATCGCCCTCGACACCTCGGGCCCGGCCCTCCTCGCCGCGCTCGCCGAACGCCCCGACGTCGTCAAGCCCAACGCCGAGGAGCTCGCCGGAGCCGTCGGCCGCCCCCTCACCACCGTCGGCGACGCCGTCAAGGCCGCCGAGGAACTGCGCGACCTGGGCGCCCGCGCGGTCCTCGCCAGCCTCGGCGCGGACGGCCAACTCCTCGTCGACGACTCCGGTACGTACTTCGGCTCCGCCCACGTCGACGTCGTACGCAGCAACGTCGGCGCGGGCGACAGCTCCCTGGCCGGATTCCTGATCGCGGGCGGCATCGGACCCCGCGCCCTCGCCTCGGCCGTGGCCCACGGCGCCGCCGCCGTCCAACTCCCCGGCAGCGCCATGCCCACCCCGTCCGACCTGTCCCCGGACACCGTCACCGTCACGTCCGAAGTCCCCCTGGACCGCGCCCTGACGGAACCCGCCCCATAG
- a CDS encoding PTS fructose transporter subunit IIABC, translated as MSSEMITADLVDLELDRSADTKEAAARALATRMVTLGRVTDLDGFLADVAAREAQMPTGLDGGIGIPHCRSAHVTEPTLAFGRSTTGIDFGAPDGPADLIFLIAAPAGADDAHLTILSSLARQLMNAEFTDALRAVADAESAAALIRGEDQPRPDSDADSDADGDADGDAGRTAPTPAPPFRIVAVTSCPTGIAHTYMAAESLENAAREAGVELTVETQGSAGFTRLAPETIAAADAVVFAHDVPVRDKARFAGKPTVDVGVKAAINRPAELLAEARERAARGEVTTPAGPTPVDNAGDTGDSYGTKLRKWLMSGVSYMVPFVAAGGLLIALGFAIGGWKIDKAPSVADHFVWTDHTSWAALLFQIGGLAFAFLVPVLAGYIAYGMADRPGLVPGFVGGSVAVTIDAGFLGGLAAGLIAGAVVLGIQRVRIPPVLRGIMPVVVIPLISAAVVGFLMFLVVGKPIASLQSALTDWLEGLSGANAVILGVILGLMMCFDLGGPLNKVAYAFAVGGLAHPTDGSLKVMAAVMAAGMVPPLAMALATTVRGRLFTRTERENGKAAWFLGASFITEGAIPFAAADPLRVIPASMAGGAVTGALSMAFGCTLRAPHGGVFVVPLIGQPLLYLVAVAAGVCVSTVVVVLLKGARRTADPAGDGGAAAAAADEARVPVAA; from the coding sequence ATGAGCAGCGAAATGATCACCGCGGACCTGGTCGACCTCGAACTCGACCGGTCCGCCGACACCAAGGAAGCCGCCGCACGCGCCCTCGCCACCCGCATGGTGACCCTCGGCCGCGTGACCGACCTCGACGGCTTCCTCGCCGATGTGGCGGCCCGCGAGGCCCAGATGCCGACGGGCCTCGACGGCGGCATCGGCATCCCGCACTGCCGCAGCGCTCACGTCACGGAGCCGACCCTGGCCTTCGGCCGTTCGACCACCGGCATCGACTTCGGCGCCCCCGACGGCCCCGCCGACCTGATCTTCCTCATCGCGGCACCCGCGGGCGCGGACGACGCCCACCTGACGATCCTGTCGTCCCTGGCCCGCCAGCTGATGAACGCGGAGTTCACGGACGCGCTGCGCGCGGTGGCCGACGCGGAGTCGGCAGCGGCCTTGATCCGCGGCGAGGACCAGCCGAGACCAGACTCCGACGCAGACTCCGACGCGGACGGGGACGCAGACGGGGACGCGGGCAGGACGGCCCCGACGCCGGCACCGCCCTTCCGTATCGTGGCTGTCACCTCCTGCCCCACAGGCATCGCCCACACCTACATGGCAGCCGAGTCCCTCGAGAACGCGGCCCGCGAGGCAGGCGTAGAGCTGACAGTGGAGACCCAGGGCTCCGCGGGCTTCACCCGCCTCGCCCCCGAGACGATCGCAGCCGCCGACGCGGTCGTCTTCGCCCACGACGTCCCCGTACGGGACAAGGCCCGCTTCGCGGGCAAGCCCACCGTCGACGTGGGCGTGAAGGCAGCCATCAACCGCCCCGCGGAACTCCTCGCGGAGGCGAGGGAGAGGGCAGCCCGGGGCGAGGTCACCACTCCCGCGGGCCCGACGCCCGTCGACAACGCCGGGGACACCGGCGACAGCTACGGCACCAAGCTGCGCAAGTGGCTGATGTCGGGCGTGAGTTACATGGTCCCCTTCGTGGCGGCCGGCGGCCTCCTCATAGCCCTGGGCTTCGCCATCGGCGGCTGGAAGATCGACAAGGCCCCGTCCGTGGCGGACCACTTCGTCTGGACCGACCACACCAGCTGGGCGGCCCTCCTCTTCCAGATCGGCGGCCTCGCCTTCGCCTTCCTGGTCCCGGTCCTCGCGGGCTACATCGCCTACGGCATGGCGGACCGCCCCGGCCTGGTGCCCGGCTTCGTCGGCGGCTCGGTCGCCGTCACCATCGACGCGGGCTTCCTCGGCGGCCTGGCCGCGGGCCTGATCGCGGGCGCGGTGGTGCTCGGCATCCAACGGGTCCGCATCCCACCCGTACTGCGCGGCATCATGCCGGTCGTGGTGATACCCCTGATCTCCGCGGCGGTCGTCGGCTTCCTGATGTTCCTCGTCGTCGGCAAGCCCATCGCCTCGCTGCAGAGCGCGCTGACGGACTGGCTGGAGGGCCTGAGCGGCGCCAACGCGGTCATCCTCGGCGTCATCCTCGGCCTGATGATGTGCTTCGACCTCGGCGGCCCGCTCAACAAGGTCGCGTACGCCTTCGCCGTCGGCGGCCTCGCCCACCCGACGGACGGCTCCCTGAAGGTCATGGCCGCGGTGATGGCGGCGGGCATGGTCCCGCCCCTCGCGATGGCCCTCGCGACCACCGTACGGGGGCGGCTCTTCACCAGGACCGAGCGCGAGAACGGCAAGGCGGCCTGGTTCCTCGGTGCCTCCTTCATCACGGAGGGCGCGATTCCGTTCGCCGCCGCCGACCCGCTGCGGGTCATCCCGGCGTCGATGGCGGGCGGCGCGGTCACCGGTGCCCTGTCGATGGCCTTCGGCTGCACCCTGCGCGCCCCGCACGGCGGCGTCTTCGTGGTCCCGCTGATCGGGCAGCCGCTGCTGTACCTGGTCGCCGTCGCGGCGGGCGTCTGTGTGTCGACCGTCGTGGTCGTCCTCCTGAAGGGAGCGCGCCGGACGGCGGACCCGGCCGGTGACGGCGGCGCGGCCGCCGCGGCGGCGGACGAGGCCCGGGTGCCGGTGGCCGCCTGA
- a CDS encoding DUF6227 family protein, with protein sequence MSVPYETAYEPPESPEPTSPEEHLERLLSRALNSFDLPDDAIRRLERSLAYDSSLHSAHHSAGMHRETYRHTWLLADGQALTLWELAHNTGPGSHPQYELYLDEEEAGVATARLPLPPDTPAGELPALLQAAPPPEPRHTYVPDDSADHARRLLRRAENPAGADRPGDDMARLLRSAFAHQITQAFGRTGEPRLGFSLYEHAFLLFDGSEVSLWEVEHTATADGRHMCEVYVSERAARAAMARRARTYPTTRSR encoded by the coding sequence GTGAGCGTTCCGTACGAGACCGCGTACGAACCACCCGAGTCGCCCGAGCCGACCTCCCCCGAGGAGCACCTCGAGCGACTGCTCAGCCGCGCCCTGAACTCCTTCGACCTGCCGGACGACGCCATCAGGCGCCTGGAACGGTCCCTCGCGTACGACAGTTCGCTGCACTCCGCGCACCACAGCGCGGGCATGCACCGCGAGACGTACCGCCACACCTGGCTGCTCGCCGACGGCCAGGCGCTCACCCTCTGGGAGCTGGCGCACAACACAGGCCCCGGCAGCCACCCGCAGTACGAGCTGTATCTGGACGAGGAGGAGGCGGGCGTCGCCACGGCCCGGCTGCCGCTCCCGCCGGACACCCCCGCGGGCGAGCTGCCCGCCCTGCTCCAGGCGGCCCCGCCGCCCGAGCCCCGGCACACCTACGTCCCGGACGACTCCGCCGACCACGCCCGCAGGCTGCTGCGGCGCGCGGAGAACCCGGCGGGCGCGGACCGCCCCGGCGACGACATGGCGCGCCTGCTGCGCTCGGCGTTCGCCCACCAGATCACCCAGGCGTTCGGCCGCACCGGCGAACCCAGGCTCGGCTTCTCGCTGTACGAGCACGCGTTCCTGCTGTTCGACGGCTCCGAGGTCAGCCTCTGGGAGGTCGAGCACACGGCGACGGCCGACGGCAGGCACATGTGCGAGGTGTACGTCAGCGAGCGCGCGGCACGGGCGGCGATGGCGCGCCGGGCCCGGACGTATCCGACGACCAGATCCCGCTAG
- a CDS encoding L,D-transpeptidase, translating into MTTPDIAAQQPQPRRRRRVLLATAALAAVGALALSACGGGSDSKDDKKGGSSTAKGADITISSKDGATDASINATGVKVEGGKLTSVKMTSVTSGAAVEGTISGDGSSWKPKAQLERGTKYKVTANAKDDKGNAATENATFTTVSSANSFIGTYTPDDGTKVGVGMPVSFTFDKAITEKKDVQSAITVTSSSGQKVVGHWFGNQRLDFRPQEYWKAGSKVTMKIALDGVKGANGATGVQNKTVTFTIGRAQVSTVDAKSHQMTVERDGKVIKTIPISAGSPQNPTYNGKMVISEKFTQTRMNGSTVGFGGEYDIKDVPHAMRLSTSGTFIHGNYWGAPFGSGNTSHGCVGLRDAQGAGDPSTPGAWFFNNSLIGDVVTVKGSPDKTIAPDNGLNGWNMSWSQWTAGSAV; encoded by the coding sequence GTGACAACGCCGGACATAGCAGCGCAGCAGCCTCAGCCCCGTCGCCGCCGGCGGGTGCTGCTGGCGACAGCCGCGCTCGCGGCCGTCGGCGCGCTGGCCCTCTCGGCCTGCGGTGGCGGCTCCGACTCCAAGGACGACAAGAAGGGCGGCAGCTCGACGGCCAAGGGCGCCGACATCACCATCTCCTCCAAGGACGGCGCCACCGACGCCTCGATCAACGCCACCGGCGTCAAGGTCGAGGGCGGCAAGCTGACCAGCGTGAAGATGACGTCCGTGACGTCCGGCGCCGCGGTCGAGGGCACCATTTCCGGGGACGGCTCCTCCTGGAAGCCCAAGGCTCAGCTGGAGCGCGGCACGAAGTACAAGGTGACCGCCAACGCCAAGGACGACAAGGGCAACGCGGCGACGGAGAACGCGACGTTCACCACGGTCTCCTCCGCCAACAGCTTCATCGGCACCTACACGCCCGACGACGGCACCAAGGTCGGTGTCGGCATGCCCGTCTCCTTCACCTTCGACAAGGCGATCACGGAGAAGAAGGACGTCCAGTCGGCCATCACGGTCACGTCCAGCAGCGGTCAGAAGGTCGTCGGCCACTGGTTCGGCAACCAGCGCCTGGACTTCCGGCCCCAGGAGTACTGGAAGGCCGGCTCCAAGGTCACGATGAAGATCGCCCTGGACGGCGTGAAGGGCGCGAACGGCGCCACCGGCGTGCAGAACAAGACGGTCACCTTCACCATCGGGCGCGCCCAGGTCTCCACCGTCGACGCCAAGTCCCACCAGATGACGGTCGAGCGCGACGGCAAGGTCATCAAGACCATCCCGATCTCGGCGGGCAGCCCGCAGAACCCCACGTACAACGGCAAGATGGTGATCTCCGAGAAGTTCACGCAGACGCGCATGAACGGCTCGACGGTCGGCTTCGGCGGCGAGTACGACATCAAGGACGTCCCGCACGCGATGCGGCTGTCCACCTCCGGCACGTTCATCCACGGCAACTACTGGGGCGCGCCGTTCGGCAGCGGCAACACCAGCCACGGCTGCGTCGGCCTGCGGGACGCGCAGGGCGCGGGCGACCCGAGCACGCCGGGCGCGTGGTTCTTCAACAACTCCCTGATCGGCGACGTCGTGACGGTCAAGGGCTCGCCGGACAAGACCATCGCCCCGGACAACGGCCTGAACGGCTGGAACATGTCCTGGAGCCAGTGGACGGCCGGCAGCGCCGTCTGA
- a CDS encoding P1 family peptidase, with translation MTTRDVPKEAGWVSGLTDVAGLRVGHAGRVGDGWLSGTTVVLAPEGGAVAAVDVRGGGPGTRETDALDPRNLVQRVEAVVLTGGSAYGLDAAGGVMAWLEEQGRGVRVGPDPAHVVPVVPAACVFDLGRGGDFGARPDAAMGRAAVVDAAARESGHAVDLGAVGAGIGAVVGQVKGGIGTASTVLGSGVTVAALVAANAAGSAVEPRTGVLYGQLFGGGAATPAPPPEVHAAATRRLAEAAAGNTAPPLNTTLAVVATDAALTKAQAQKLAGTSHDGMARAVRPVHLLNDGDTVFALSTGTRSLDEADPLALNEVLAAGADMVTEAIVRALLAAESVETPGGTYPAYRDLYQQ, from the coding sequence ATGACGACACGTGACGTACCGAAGGAAGCCGGGTGGGTCAGCGGTCTCACCGATGTGGCGGGGCTGCGGGTGGGGCACGCGGGGCGGGTCGGTGACGGCTGGCTCTCCGGCACGACGGTCGTACTCGCCCCCGAGGGCGGTGCGGTCGCGGCCGTGGACGTGCGCGGCGGTGGCCCGGGCACGCGGGAGACCGACGCGCTGGACCCGCGGAACCTGGTGCAGCGGGTGGAGGCGGTGGTCCTGACCGGCGGCAGTGCGTACGGGCTCGACGCGGCGGGCGGGGTGATGGCGTGGCTGGAGGAGCAGGGCCGCGGGGTGCGGGTGGGCCCCGACCCGGCGCATGTGGTTCCGGTGGTGCCCGCGGCGTGCGTGTTCGACCTGGGGCGGGGCGGCGACTTCGGGGCGCGGCCGGACGCGGCGATGGGGCGGGCCGCGGTGGTGGACGCGGCGGCCAGGGAGAGCGGGCACGCGGTGGACCTGGGTGCGGTGGGCGCGGGCATCGGGGCGGTGGTCGGGCAGGTCAAGGGCGGGATCGGCACGGCGAGCACGGTCCTTGGCTCGGGGGTGACGGTGGCCGCGCTGGTGGCGGCGAACGCGGCGGGGTCGGCGGTCGAACCGCGGACGGGGGTGCTGTACGGACAGCTCTTCGGGGGCGGGGCCGCCACCCCCGCGCCCCCGCCCGAGGTGCACGCGGCCGCGACCCGGCGGCTCGCCGAGGCCGCGGCGGGGAACACGGCGCCGCCGCTGAACACGACGCTGGCCGTCGTCGCCACCGACGCGGCGCTCACCAAGGCCCAGGCGCAGAAGCTCGCGGGCACGTCGCACGACGGCATGGCCAGGGCGGTGCGGCCGGTGCACCTGCTGAACGACGGCGACACGGTGTTCGCCCTGTCGACCGGCACCCGGTCGCTGGACGAGGCCGATCCGCTGGCGCTGAACGAGGTGCTTGCGGCGGGCGCGGACATGGTCACGGAGGCGATCGTCCGGGCACTGCTCGCGGCGGAGTCGGTGGAGACACCGGGAGGAACATACCCGGCATATCGGGATCTTTATCAGCAATAG
- a CDS encoding low temperature requirement protein A: protein MTSTTPPPGAATAPPAPPPPLRPMVARGREEEHRAATPLELFFDLCFVVAVAQAGVQLVHAVAEGHPGEGVLNYAMVFFAMWWAWMNFTWFASAYDNDDTLYRVVTLVQIAGVLVLAAGVSKAFQDHQFLVVWLGYLIMRLALITQWLRAAASTTGDERRTALRYAGGVALCQVGWLGLLLLPEDARGWTFLVMAIAEMAVPTWAERARATPWHPHHISERYGLFTIIVLGETIAAATVAVKSGIDENDALGEVLPIAAGGLLLVFAAWWIYFVVPIHGHLRSNSQAFLWGYGHFVIFASAAAIGAGIEVAVEQAVGKAHISETAASAAVTIPAAVYMFTVWLLHSRYFKVGLAQQLVLPVTALAVLACTFAGHWGVFAAGVVAALAVATGVTLTSRMVRAESA from the coding sequence ATGACGTCGACCACTCCCCCGCCGGGTGCCGCGACCGCCCCACCCGCACCGCCTCCCCCACTGCGCCCGATGGTCGCCCGCGGCCGCGAGGAGGAGCACCGCGCCGCGACACCGCTGGAGCTCTTCTTCGACCTGTGCTTCGTCGTGGCGGTCGCCCAGGCCGGGGTGCAGCTGGTGCACGCGGTCGCCGAGGGGCACCCGGGCGAAGGGGTCCTCAACTACGCGATGGTGTTCTTCGCGATGTGGTGGGCCTGGATGAACTTCACCTGGTTCGCGTCGGCGTACGACAACGACGACACGCTGTACCGGGTCGTGACGCTCGTCCAGATCGCCGGTGTCCTGGTCCTCGCGGCCGGGGTCTCCAAGGCCTTCCAGGACCACCAGTTCCTGGTCGTCTGGCTCGGCTACCTGATCATGCGGCTCGCCCTGATCACCCAGTGGCTGCGGGCGGCGGCCTCGACGACGGGGGACGAGCGGCGCACGGCCCTGCGGTACGCGGGCGGGGTCGCGCTGTGCCAGGTCGGCTGGCTGGGACTGCTGCTCCTGCCGGAGGATGCGCGCGGCTGGACGTTCCTGGTGATGGCGATCGCCGAGATGGCGGTGCCGACGTGGGCGGAGCGGGCCCGGGCGACGCCCTGGCACCCGCATCACATCTCCGAGCGGTACGGCCTCTTCACGATCATCGTGCTCGGCGAGACGATCGCCGCGGCGACGGTCGCGGTGAAGTCGGGCATCGACGAGAACGACGCGCTCGGCGAGGTCCTGCCGATCGCCGCGGGCGGGCTCCTCCTCGTCTTCGCCGCCTGGTGGATCTACTTCGTGGTGCCGATCCACGGCCATCTGCGCTCCAACAGCCAGGCCTTCCTGTGGGGTTACGGCCACTTCGTGATCTTCGCGTCGGCGGCGGCGATCGGGGCGGGCATCGAGGTGGCGGTGGAGCAGGCCGTCGGCAAGGCGCACATCTCGGAGACGGCGGCGTCGGCTGCGGTGACGATCCCGGCGGCGGTGTACATGTTCACGGTGTGGCTGCTGCACTCGCGCTACTTCAAGGTCGGTCTCGCGCAGCAGCTGGTGCTTCCGGTGACGGCGTTGGCGGTGCTCGCGTGCACGTTCGCGGGGCACTGGGGGGTGTTCGCGGCGGGGGTCGTGGCGGCGCTCGCGGTCGCGACCGGGGTGACGCTGACGTCGCGGATGGTGCGGGCCGAGTCGGCGTGA